One segment of Thermococcus profundus DNA contains the following:
- a CDS encoding ATP-binding protein, translating to MEADAVGIVFGESSTDHFTFIVNPRNELPRFGEFLIVKNRDGDEVLALLKSIRNVNWLMDAGRGSYDYVEKTVNVFSKGVLDKSEEILATAKVLGVLRRHDGEFLPKPAPNRVPIKPGEKVYLARDEDLARIFSNGHIRLGRLIARKDIEVKLDANRLVSRHFAVLAVTGAGKSNTIAVLAKEMVSNVNATLVLLDPHGEYQRLSWPGARVNPIKATIDPGRIRLSEFAALLGIAENASLQRRFLGLVYRTVREEMRREGQVVGGLDFIHAMEDKIEEWIRVYENTDEKVIYYYDEKGVEVPRKIQAKDLDSLIRLKDYLSELRANFGEFISPIDVLGEIRPGMVNVIDLSGMEEEQMITLASFVLRGILKNRIDYVKGVRTNDRNLVREVADRYPALTRPVLVIVEEAHIFAPRGEKNPATLWLGKIAREGRKFGVGLGIVSQRPKKLDDDILSQTNTKIILKLVEPNDQRYVQQASEQISEDLLNDIASLGVGEAVIVGYAITIPAMVKIYSFEKDMNGHYGGGDIDIVGEWLEGRDDEEDVTEEEAIAELPL from the coding sequence ATGGAGGCAGATGCCGTTGGAATCGTGTTCGGTGAATCCAGCACCGACCACTTCACGTTCATAGTGAACCCGAGGAACGAGCTTCCGCGCTTTGGGGAGTTCCTGATAGTCAAAAATCGGGATGGGGACGAGGTTCTGGCGCTTCTGAAGTCGATAAGGAACGTAAACTGGCTGATGGACGCTGGCAGGGGAAGCTACGACTACGTTGAGAAGACCGTTAACGTCTTTTCCAAAGGAGTTCTGGACAAGAGCGAGGAGATATTAGCTACTGCCAAGGTTCTTGGAGTGCTTAGGAGACACGACGGCGAGTTTCTGCCGAAGCCGGCCCCGAACCGTGTCCCAATAAAGCCAGGGGAGAAGGTCTACCTGGCAAGGGACGAGGACTTGGCAAGGATTTTCTCAAACGGACACATAAGGCTCGGCAGGCTCATAGCGAGGAAGGACATCGAGGTAAAGCTCGACGCCAACAGGCTGGTTTCAAGGCACTTCGCGGTTCTGGCGGTTACAGGTGCTGGAAAGTCCAACACGATAGCAGTTCTCGCGAAGGAGATGGTGAGCAACGTCAATGCTACCCTTGTTCTCCTCGATCCGCACGGTGAATACCAGAGGCTCAGCTGGCCTGGGGCGCGCGTGAACCCGATAAAGGCCACGATAGATCCAGGCAGGATAAGGCTCAGCGAGTTCGCGGCTCTCCTTGGAATAGCCGAGAACGCCAGCCTGCAGAGGCGCTTCCTGGGACTGGTCTACAGGACCGTGAGGGAGGAGATGAGACGCGAAGGCCAGGTCGTTGGGGGACTTGACTTCATACACGCCATGGAGGACAAGATAGAAGAGTGGATACGCGTTTACGAGAACACCGACGAGAAGGTGATTTATTATTACGACGAGAAAGGTGTGGAAGTGCCGAGGAAAATACAAGCTAAAGACCTCGACTCACTGATAAGGCTGAAGGACTACCTGAGCGAGCTCCGCGCCAACTTCGGCGAGTTCATAAGCCCGATTGACGTTCTCGGAGAGATAAGGCCCGGAATGGTGAACGTGATCGACCTGAGCGGCATGGAAGAGGAGCAGATGATAACCCTAGCGAGCTTTGTCCTGCGCGGAATCCTCAAAAACAGGATAGACTACGTGAAGGGTGTTAGAACCAACGACAGAAACCTCGTCAGGGAAGTCGCCGACAGGTATCCCGCCCTCACCCGGCCGGTTCTCGTTATAGTTGAGGAGGCGCACATATTTGCTCCGAGGGGCGAGAAAAACCCCGCAACGCTCTGGCTCGGCAAGATAGCACGCGAGGGGAGAAAGTTTGGAGTAGGCCTCGGCATAGTCTCCCAGAGGCCGAAGAAGCTTGACGACGACATACTGAGCCAGACTAACACCAAGATAATCCTCAAGCTTGTCGAACCAAACGACCAGCGCTACGTCCAGCAGGCGAGCGAGCAGATAAGCGAGGATCTGCTCAACGACATAGCCTCCCTCGGCGTCGGTGAAGCGGTCATAGTCGGCTACGCGATAACGATTCCGGCGATGGTGAAGATATACAGCTTCGAGAAGGACATGAACGGCCACTACGGCGGCGGGGACATCGACATCGTCGGAGAGTGGCTCGAGGGGAGAGATGACGAGGAAGACGTAACCGAGGAGGAGGCCATAGCGGAGCTCCCGCTGTGA
- the rad50 gene encoding DNA double-strand break repair ATPase Rad50, protein MRIRRLKIRNFRAHEKSEVEFNDGINLLIGQNGAGKSSILEAIFAALYMGHPSFPRGYLQANTRVNAKGGIGLTLEFEHDEKSYKIHRDTKKSELIEDGALIAEKSSDIARWVERNIYPIQVFTNALYIRQGEIEGIITNREIMEKVLRKVLGIDDYENAEKNATDVIRELKRKKDYLKKLIERKAEVEESLREAEKRFSETLRRISELRERERKLQGEFDEAEKEYSRLRSLKEELDKLEKEKAIIEQRIKAEKERIKDYETQIEEAKKEITELEEKAERLKDLEPVEKEYVKLKSLLSLKDELSKLSLSEAKLAEKKRSLEEKVAKVEEVQKNIEELEREEKSLRRDYEELKRKNGLYQRALQLTAEAERYRNELEKAGTTPEKLEKELEEVESAKERLEDLREEMARTREEIASLTGQKENLLENLSKLEGAKVCPLCKRPIEEHEEGEIKAEYDAEISSIEKKLEKLSKKLEKLRQEELKLREVIKGESRLIRLKKTADLLQEVEEKLSKYDIEELERAAEEFENTKARLIEIKRELRHLREELEELEKAKEELERVEKRLEEIGKEKAEIEKKLQAEGFGSFEEVEGRIKELEPAYREYLSLRNVPSQLERAKKRLASLEGKRRESVERLEGLRTELNVVKGKIKKLSEEFSLEAYNEAEKRYMESAKELEKAKAELKGAEELRDEVMKLLDELKVKKREIEKAEKEIEAVEKAIADMITFKEKVARLKAEEELRGLEEVQKIAGETFSEMTEGKYQGVKLKREKKYGKERIDLKVLYAGNEVGLEFLSGGERIALGLAFRLALSLYKVRNLELLILDEPTPFLDEERRKKLVEIISSQLRKIPQVIIVSHDEELKDAADYVIRVENVGGKSRVEVESLGAY, encoded by the coding sequence GTGAGGATAAGGAGGTTGAAGATCAGGAACTTCAGGGCGCACGAGAAGAGCGAGGTCGAGTTCAACGACGGCATAAACCTGCTGATAGGGCAGAACGGGGCGGGAAAGAGCTCGATCCTCGAGGCGATATTTGCAGCGCTCTACATGGGGCATCCGAGCTTTCCAAGGGGCTACCTCCAGGCGAACACGCGCGTCAACGCGAAGGGCGGCATAGGACTAACCCTTGAGTTCGAGCACGATGAGAAGAGCTACAAAATCCACAGGGACACCAAGAAGAGCGAGCTGATAGAAGATGGAGCTTTGATAGCGGAGAAAAGCTCGGACATAGCGCGCTGGGTCGAGAGGAACATCTACCCGATACAGGTCTTCACGAACGCGCTCTACATACGGCAGGGCGAGATTGAAGGCATAATCACCAACCGCGAGATAATGGAGAAGGTTCTGAGGAAGGTTCTGGGCATAGATGACTACGAGAACGCCGAGAAGAACGCAACCGATGTAATAAGGGAGCTGAAGAGGAAGAAAGACTACCTCAAAAAGCTCATCGAGAGGAAGGCCGAGGTTGAGGAGAGTCTCCGCGAGGCCGAGAAGCGCTTCTCCGAGACGCTGAGGAGGATAAGCGAGCTGCGCGAGAGGGAGAGGAAGCTCCAGGGAGAATTTGATGAAGCTGAAAAGGAGTATTCAAGGCTCAGGAGCCTGAAGGAGGAGCTGGATAAACTGGAGAAGGAGAAGGCCATCATAGAGCAGAGGATAAAGGCCGAGAAGGAAAGGATAAAAGACTACGAAACCCAGATCGAGGAGGCAAAGAAGGAGATAACGGAGCTTGAGGAAAAGGCTGAACGGCTTAAAGATCTCGAACCCGTTGAGAAGGAGTACGTGAAGCTAAAATCCCTCTTATCTCTCAAGGACGAGCTCTCGAAGCTCAGCCTCTCTGAGGCAAAGCTGGCCGAGAAGAAGCGCTCTCTTGAAGAGAAAGTCGCTAAGGTTGAGGAAGTTCAGAAAAACATCGAGGAGCTTGAGAGAGAGGAGAAATCCCTCAGGAGGGACTATGAGGAACTGAAGAGGAAGAACGGTCTCTACCAGCGGGCCCTCCAGCTGACGGCCGAGGCGGAGAGGTACAGGAATGAGCTTGAGAAGGCTGGAACCACTCCGGAGAAGCTTGAGAAAGAGCTGGAAGAGGTTGAGAGCGCTAAAGAGAGGCTTGAAGACCTCCGTGAGGAGATGGCAAGGACAAGGGAAGAGATAGCGAGCTTAACCGGGCAGAAGGAGAACCTCTTAGAGAACCTCTCGAAGCTTGAGGGTGCCAAGGTCTGCCCGCTCTGTAAGAGGCCAATCGAGGAGCACGAGGAAGGGGAGATAAAAGCGGAGTACGACGCCGAAATAAGCTCCATCGAGAAAAAGCTGGAGAAGCTCTCAAAGAAGCTTGAAAAGCTTAGACAAGAGGAACTCAAACTCAGGGAGGTCATAAAAGGGGAGTCGAGGCTCATACGGCTGAAGAAGACGGCCGACCTTTTACAGGAAGTTGAGGAGAAACTGTCCAAGTACGACATAGAGGAGCTTGAGAGAGCCGCCGAGGAATTTGAGAACACGAAGGCCAGGCTCATCGAGATAAAGAGGGAGCTGAGGCACCTCAGGGAGGAGCTGGAGGAGCTTGAGAAGGCTAAGGAAGAGCTGGAAAGGGTGGAGAAGAGGCTCGAAGAAATAGGGAAGGAAAAGGCGGAAATTGAGAAGAAGCTCCAGGCTGAAGGTTTTGGCTCCTTTGAGGAAGTTGAAGGCAGGATTAAGGAGCTTGAACCTGCTTACAGGGAGTACCTTTCGCTTAGAAACGTTCCTTCCCAGCTCGAAAGGGCGAAGAAAAGGCTGGCCAGCCTTGAGGGGAAGCGCAGGGAATCGGTTGAGAGGCTTGAAGGGCTCAGAACTGAGCTTAACGTGGTTAAAGGAAAGATAAAGAAGCTCTCGGAGGAGTTTTCACTAGAGGCCTACAATGAGGCAGAGAAGAGGTACATGGAGAGCGCCAAGGAGCTTGAGAAGGCAAAGGCAGAGCTCAAAGGTGCCGAGGAGCTTAGAGATGAGGTCATGAAGCTCCTCGACGAGCTGAAGGTCAAGAAGAGGGAGATAGAGAAAGCGGAGAAGGAGATAGAGGCCGTCGAGAAGGCCATAGCTGACATGATCACCTTCAAGGAAAAGGTGGCCAGGCTCAAGGCTGAGGAGGAGCTCCGCGGGCTTGAGGAGGTTCAGAAGATAGCGGGCGAGACGTTCTCAGAGATGACCGAGGGCAAATACCAGGGAGTGAAGCTCAAGCGGGAGAAGAAGTACGGGAAGGAGAGGATAGACCTGAAGGTGCTCTACGCTGGCAACGAAGTTGGTCTGGAGTTCCTCAGCGGCGGCGAGAGGATAGCCCTCGGACTGGCGTTCCGCCTGGCGCTCTCGCTGTATAAGGTGAGAAACCTTGAGCTGCTCATCCTAGACGAGCCGACGCCGTTCCTCGACGAGGAGAGGAGGAAAAAGCTCGTTGAGATAATATCGAGCCAGCTGAGGAAGATACCTCAGGTTATCATAGTTTCGCACGACGAGGAGCTGAAGGATGCGGCAGATTACGTGATAAGGGTGGAGAACGTAGGTGGAAAGAGCAGGGTAGAGGTGGAGAGCCTTGGAGCGTATTAG
- a CDS encoding dihydropteroate synthase-like protein, protein MEKPRRILLVTGRLAEPLVRKYSEGYDVFVTPVSVAAFLTPELIARYLKKAGVKSEEYDLILVPGLVRGSAQLIEDELGIPAYKGPRNAMDLSQVLKALEEGFKLSKEIPADELFSFDALKRVEDIRNKTRNRNYIEEALKKPWNVLIGNLPVGRDFPARILGEVVDSPKLGVEKTLEKALYYLREGADIIDIGMVAGETNLNFIEKLPEIRERLKEAGFDVPISFDSLNTSEIESALDYADLFLSVDEGNLEALVTEKPVVLIPTNQRKGYFPTKPAERVEFLEKLKEGALDLGYKTIIPDLILEHVPHLARSIAAFQLYRERNPEDVLLAGVGNVVELYDADSVGMNALLAGIAKELSINLLLTTEVSAKVKGSVRELRRAVDMDLFDIPKNLGFDLLILKEKRESEWQFEPAREVIEAEEKPVELEPIYFRIWVEDGRIWVNAHRGTEAVLTIVGDEPNAIIDTILERFEISPRHAFYLGRELERAHTALKLRRSYIQEVELFREFYWSGR, encoded by the coding sequence ATGGAGAAACCCAGAAGAATTCTCCTCGTAACTGGCAGGCTCGCCGAACCCCTTGTGAGGAAGTACAGTGAGGGCTACGACGTTTTTGTAACCCCCGTGAGCGTGGCAGCTTTTCTCACTCCAGAGTTGATTGCGAGATACCTGAAAAAGGCCGGAGTAAAAAGCGAGGAATACGACCTTATTCTCGTCCCTGGCCTCGTTAGGGGCTCTGCCCAGCTTATCGAGGACGAGCTTGGGATTCCAGCTTACAAAGGGCCGAGGAACGCGATGGATTTATCGCAGGTCTTAAAGGCCTTAGAAGAGGGCTTCAAGCTCAGCAAGGAGATTCCCGCAGATGAGCTCTTCTCCTTCGATGCGCTCAAGAGGGTTGAGGACATCAGGAATAAGACGAGGAACAGGAACTACATTGAGGAAGCCCTGAAAAAGCCCTGGAACGTCCTCATTGGAAACCTGCCAGTTGGGAGGGACTTTCCAGCGAGGATTTTAGGAGAGGTGGTCGATTCTCCCAAGTTAGGCGTCGAGAAAACCCTGGAGAAGGCCCTCTACTACCTCCGTGAGGGAGCGGATATAATCGACATCGGCATGGTTGCAGGCGAGACGAACCTCAACTTTATTGAAAAACTCCCTGAAATACGTGAGAGGTTGAAAGAGGCAGGTTTCGACGTCCCCATCAGCTTCGATTCGCTTAACACGTCCGAAATCGAGAGCGCGCTTGACTATGCTGACCTCTTCCTCAGCGTAGATGAGGGCAATCTTGAGGCCCTCGTAACGGAGAAGCCCGTTGTTTTAATCCCCACCAACCAAAGGAAGGGCTACTTCCCCACTAAGCCTGCCGAAAGGGTTGAGTTCCTTGAAAAGCTCAAAGAGGGAGCCCTCGACCTCGGTTACAAAACTATCATCCCAGACCTCATCCTTGAACACGTCCCCCATCTAGCGCGCTCAATAGCGGCCTTTCAGCTCTACCGCGAGAGAAATCCCGAAGACGTTCTCCTAGCTGGCGTTGGAAACGTTGTGGAGCTTTACGATGCCGACAGCGTTGGGATGAACGCGCTTCTCGCGGGGATCGCGAAGGAACTTTCGATAAACCTCCTGCTGACGACGGAGGTAAGCGCGAAGGTCAAAGGCTCAGTAAGGGAGCTGAGAAGGGCAGTTGATATGGATCTCTTCGATATTCCAAAAAACCTCGGTTTCGACCTCCTTATCCTCAAGGAGAAGAGGGAGAGCGAATGGCAATTCGAGCCTGCAAGAGAAGTCATAGAGGCGGAGGAAAAACCCGTTGAGCTTGAGCCGATATACTTCCGCATCTGGGTGGAAGACGGGAGGATATGGGTGAACGCCCACAGGGGCACCGAGGCAGTTCTGACAATCGTCGGAGACGAACCGAACGCGATAATCGACACGATTCTGGAGCGCTTCGAGATAAGCCCGAGGCACGCCTTCTACCTAGGCAGAGAGCTTGAGAGGGCTCACACGGCGTTAAAGCTGAGGAGGAGCTACATTCAGGAAGTTGAGCTTTTTCGGGAGTTCTACTGGAGCGGAAGATAG
- a CDS encoding metallophosphoesterase family protein: MKFAHIADVHLGREQFNQPFRYNDYLKVFREAIEKSVNERVDFILIAGDLFHVSRPSPRTIRDAVEVLELPMKKDIPVFAIEGNHDKTIRETSVFDLLEHLGLLHTVGLRREPGKGEFIRSKKLSENRYLVWGQVGDVEIYGLRHHTRWQLIRNDGAVNVLKALFKGRKGILMLHQAVDYLAKDTPYQDAFDLKLSELPDGFSYYALGHIHVHRVAEPSQTGLSGPIVYPGSLERTEVREASHIIRYSSRDRKPKVIDNRDGPKGFYIVEDFQPEFIEVDARPFYSVRVEGESKAELRKKVEEAASLIPKDALAVITLEGTIKGGVSLAEFNDLLKDSGLRYYTFRSRVVGEAVLSKERLSEEELFTDWERELLLHLRVPPKEFSEGLTEFVSWLMERYKKGIPKNTPKKAAEVQKGGEKEETWEKGDEKPKAVKGPTKEEKPKPTEEKVPKKSKPVPKPKNPSSLDAWLRRGKP, translated from the coding sequence ATGAAGTTCGCTCATATAGCTGACGTCCACCTTGGGAGGGAGCAGTTCAACCAGCCCTTCAGGTACAACGACTACCTCAAGGTGTTCCGCGAGGCGATAGAGAAGTCGGTGAACGAGAGGGTCGATTTCATACTCATCGCCGGAGACCTCTTCCACGTCAGCAGGCCCTCACCGAGGACGATACGCGATGCCGTTGAAGTCCTTGAACTCCCTATGAAGAAGGACATTCCCGTCTTCGCCATAGAGGGCAACCACGACAAGACCATAAGGGAGACGTCAGTTTTCGACCTGCTTGAGCACCTTGGGCTTCTCCACACCGTTGGGCTGAGGAGGGAGCCGGGTAAGGGCGAGTTCATCAGGAGCAAGAAGCTGTCCGAAAACCGCTATCTCGTTTGGGGCCAGGTTGGGGATGTTGAGATATACGGGCTGAGGCACCACACGCGCTGGCAACTCATAAGGAACGACGGTGCAGTAAACGTCCTCAAGGCGCTCTTCAAGGGCAGAAAGGGGATTCTGATGCTCCACCAGGCGGTTGACTACCTCGCCAAGGACACGCCCTACCAGGACGCCTTCGACCTCAAGTTGAGCGAGCTTCCTGATGGCTTCTCCTACTACGCCCTCGGCCACATCCACGTTCACCGCGTTGCTGAACCGTCACAGACGGGTTTGAGCGGACCGATAGTTTATCCCGGCTCGCTGGAGAGGACGGAAGTTAGGGAAGCCAGTCATATAATTCGCTACTCCTCCAGGGACAGAAAGCCGAAGGTTATTGACAACCGCGACGGGCCGAAGGGATTCTACATCGTGGAGGACTTCCAGCCTGAGTTCATAGAGGTTGATGCGAGACCATTCTACTCGGTTAGAGTGGAGGGCGAGAGCAAGGCCGAGCTCAGGAAGAAGGTTGAAGAGGCCGCCTCGCTCATTCCGAAGGATGCCCTAGCGGTCATAACGCTCGAGGGAACGATAAAAGGCGGAGTGAGCCTCGCGGAGTTCAATGACCTTCTGAAGGACTCTGGATTAAGGTACTACACCTTCAGGAGCAGGGTCGTTGGAGAGGCAGTCCTCTCGAAGGAGAGGCTGAGCGAGGAGGAGCTGTTCACCGACTGGGAGAGGGAGCTGCTCCTGCACCTCCGCGTTCCCCCCAAGGAGTTCTCGGAGGGGCTTACCGAGTTCGTCTCCTGGCTGATGGAGAGGTACAAGAAGGGCATCCCGAAGAACACTCCAAAGAAAGCCGCCGAAGTCCAGAAGGGAGGAGAAAAAGAAGAAACCTGGGAGAAAGGGGACGAAAAGCCAAAAGCCGTGAAGGGACCCACGAAGGAGGAGAAACCCAAACCCACGGAGGAGAAAGTTCCCAAAAAGTCTAAGCCCGTTCCCAAACCCAAGAACCCGTCGAGCCTCGATGCCTGGCTGAGGAGGGGTAAGCCGTGA
- the dapA gene encoding 4-hydroxy-tetrahydrodipicolinate synthase: MPMLEGVFVPHITPFDENENINEPVLRELVHYFISSGLNGLVSLGSNGEFPYLSFEEKLSVVEIVREEAPSKIPVVAGATENSTREALRLGKALLDLGANFLLIGPPYYFKPSSEELFAHYSTLADKLDGKILLYNVPKFAGLNIPIEVIERLAEEHSNIIGIKDSDANMGRIGELVRGLGDRFTILAGTADVMYPSWVLGAQGAVVAVANVAPELCVELWKAFKEKDHRKARELQLKVNLLNEVVVKKYNQISAIKAAMEMRGLAVGKPRLPSLSLGETALEDIREALKTAGVL; encoded by the coding sequence ATGCCTATGCTGGAAGGAGTGTTCGTTCCCCATATAACGCCCTTTGACGAGAACGAAAACATCAACGAGCCTGTTCTCAGGGAGCTCGTTCACTACTTCATCAGCTCCGGCCTGAACGGCCTCGTCTCCCTCGGGAGCAACGGGGAGTTTCCCTACCTGAGCTTTGAGGAAAAGCTGAGTGTTGTTGAGATAGTCAGGGAGGAAGCTCCATCAAAGATTCCGGTAGTCGCTGGAGCCACCGAGAATTCAACGAGAGAAGCTTTGAGGCTCGGAAAGGCACTCCTCGACCTCGGTGCCAACTTTCTTCTGATAGGCCCGCCCTACTACTTCAAACCGTCCTCCGAGGAGCTTTTTGCACACTACTCCACTCTTGCTGACAAACTCGACGGAAAAATCCTGCTCTACAACGTTCCAAAATTTGCCGGCCTGAACATTCCCATTGAGGTCATCGAGCGCCTTGCGGAGGAGCACTCCAACATCATCGGCATCAAGGACTCCGACGCGAACATGGGAAGAATAGGCGAGCTCGTCAGGGGGCTCGGCGACAGGTTTACCATCCTAGCCGGAACGGCCGATGTCATGTATCCTTCCTGGGTTCTCGGCGCCCAAGGCGCGGTTGTTGCCGTTGCGAACGTTGCACCTGAGCTCTGCGTTGAGCTGTGGAAGGCTTTCAAAGAAAAAGACCACAGGAAGGCTAGGGAGCTCCAGCTGAAAGTGAACCTCCTGAACGAGGTCGTGGTCAAGAAGTACAACCAGATAAGCGCCATAAAGGCCGCGATGGAGATGAGGGGACTGGCCGTAGGCAAACCAAGGCTCCCGTCGCTCTCTCTCGGCGAAACGGCCCTTGAAGACATCAGGGAAGCCCTTAAAACTGCAGGAGTGCTTTAG
- a CDS encoding ATP-binding protein, translating into MPITFIDREKELTFMESLWNRDNSFLPIYGRRRVGKTRLVKEFIWGKPSVYYLARNSTYRDNLLEFSRVVLEKYPSPYLTPSSFSGFVDVFRYLSEKGKVIVVIDEFPYLIQSDRKVLSEFQYIVDEVVRNSKIHLILVGSSVGMMEEHVLSQKSPLYGRRDGQIRLQPLDFFSSWKLLGVDVEEAVRIYGITGGIPAYLLLFRRFEDVRAVAFTKRGFLYAEGDFLLSSELREPRVYKLILKAIAEGRRRFNEISNFTGIPRSNLFKYVEALERLGFLRREVPVTASPKTKNTRYAIADNYMAFYFRFVERYRNEVELESLDFWGEFLEDYTRYLGGVFEGVAKEFLLGLNRAEKLPLRFTKIGRWWHKSEEIDLVALNERERKALFVEVKWKDLKEREARGILKDLGRKAELVGLNGWSKEYGLIAKRLEKKENLRQEDFLAWDLRDFEKVKTYLPLQ; encoded by the coding sequence ATGCCAATAACTTTCATTGACAGGGAGAAAGAGCTCACCTTCATGGAATCCCTCTGGAATAGGGATAACTCCTTCCTACCGATCTACGGCAGGAGGAGGGTTGGAAAGACCCGCCTGGTTAAGGAGTTCATCTGGGGAAAGCCCTCAGTCTATTATCTGGCCAGGAACAGCACCTACCGCGACAACTTGCTCGAGTTCTCAAGGGTGGTTCTTGAGAAATACCCAAGCCCCTACCTCACCCCTTCATCATTCTCAGGCTTCGTTGACGTCTTCAGATATTTGAGCGAAAAAGGAAAGGTCATCGTGGTCATCGACGAGTTCCCCTACCTAATCCAGTCCGATAGAAAAGTCTTGAGCGAGTTCCAGTACATAGTGGACGAAGTCGTGAGGAACTCTAAAATCCACCTCATCCTCGTCGGTTCGAGCGTTGGCATGATGGAGGAGCACGTTTTGAGCCAGAAGAGCCCCCTCTACGGGAGGAGGGACGGGCAGATAAGACTCCAACCGTTAGACTTCTTCAGCTCGTGGAAGCTATTGGGGGTTGACGTGGAGGAGGCCGTTAGGATATACGGGATAACCGGGGGAATTCCCGCTTACCTTCTCCTCTTCAGGAGGTTCGAAGACGTTAGGGCGGTTGCCTTCACAAAGCGGGGCTTCCTCTACGCTGAGGGCGACTTTCTCCTGTCGAGCGAACTGAGGGAGCCGAGGGTTTACAAGCTGATCCTCAAGGCCATAGCCGAAGGGAGGAGGCGCTTCAACGAGATAAGCAACTTCACCGGAATCCCGCGCTCGAACCTCTTCAAGTACGTGGAAGCCCTTGAGAGACTTGGCTTCCTCCGGCGGGAGGTTCCCGTAACTGCTTCACCAAAGACCAAGAACACGCGTTATGCCATAGCCGACAACTACATGGCCTTCTACTTCCGCTTCGTCGAGCGTTATAGAAACGAGGTCGAGCTTGAGAGCTTGGACTTTTGGGGAGAGTTCCTTGAGGATTACACCCGCTACCTTGGAGGGGTGTTTGAGGGAGTTGCCAAGGAGTTTCTCCTGGGGCTTAACAGGGCTGAAAAGCTTCCCCTCAGGTTCACGAAAATCGGCCGCTGGTGGCATAAGAGCGAGGAGATCGACCTCGTTGCCCTTAACGAGCGGGAAAGGAAGGCGTTGTTCGTCGAGGTGAAGTGGAAGGACCTCAAAGAGAGGGAGGCGAGGGGAATTCTGAAAGATCTTGGGAGGAAAGCAGAGCTGGTCGGACTTAATGGATGGAGTAAAGAATACGGGTTGATTGCCAAAAGGCTTGAAAAGAAAGAAAACCTAAGACAAGAAGACTTTTTGGCCTGGGATTTGAGAGACTTCGAGAAGGTAAAAACCTATCTTCCGCTCCAGTAG
- a CDS encoding DNA double-strand break repair nuclease NurA yields MERISDVHVREIREFLLKSLKDVERLRKAVGKYFSWKPLPTQREASVYAVDGSRMMKRLSGAIVYAVSASAIGEKLYYWNDIGMVFPYKSVDDRVALHMDILEKRMGAMALELGADLVLMDGTISSAIITPPTYVTSTTRDLYSRHGDKLLNAALEFLDFLDEQWVEWREKLKEEGVLNGFSLPSRSWNGEEVFSILMKRGAKSIKGSFWWVNDKEDLIVLFEYLEYLHALDRLLGGRVAAIAKTFYKSDVVKTVKSREGDNLKGTPMIIDTPVVASLSEESGYLPFSYLKEPKGGFPRLVAELMARGRFQNLKDTLIMEGGKIVGARIRPAYVRFAEGGLIYLLEVPEKQDFERTLSEILSVAEDEYVIPLEYAHHSVVIKKKEFDAYVNAVLSALVGEDERFLSFLRYGREPLE; encoded by the coding sequence TTGGAGCGTATTAGCGACGTTCACGTCAGGGAGATCAGGGAGTTCCTTCTGAAGAGCCTCAAGGACGTTGAGAGGCTCAGAAAGGCGGTGGGAAAGTACTTCTCATGGAAGCCGCTCCCTACTCAAAGGGAGGCGAGCGTTTACGCCGTTGACGGCAGTAGAATGATGAAACGCCTCAGCGGGGCGATAGTCTACGCGGTTTCAGCTTCGGCCATTGGGGAGAAGCTCTACTACTGGAACGACATCGGCATGGTCTTTCCCTACAAGAGCGTCGACGACCGCGTTGCCCTCCACATGGACATCCTGGAGAAGAGGATGGGTGCGATGGCCCTCGAACTAGGTGCTGACTTAGTTCTTATGGACGGCACGATAAGCAGCGCCATAATCACGCCACCAACTTACGTAACGTCCACGACGAGAGACCTCTACAGCAGGCACGGCGACAAACTGCTTAACGCGGCGCTGGAATTCCTAGACTTCCTAGACGAACAGTGGGTTGAGTGGAGGGAGAAACTCAAGGAGGAGGGCGTCCTCAACGGCTTTTCACTTCCTTCGAGGAGCTGGAACGGGGAAGAGGTATTCTCGATTCTGATGAAACGCGGGGCGAAGAGCATAAAGGGCAGCTTCTGGTGGGTCAACGACAAGGAGGACCTTATAGTCCTCTTTGAGTACCTTGAGTATCTCCACGCGCTGGACAGGCTCCTTGGGGGAAGGGTAGCGGCGATAGCGAAGACATTCTACAAGTCTGATGTCGTGAAGACAGTCAAATCGAGGGAAGGGGACAATCTCAAGGGCACGCCGATGATAATCGACACCCCCGTTGTCGCTTCACTCTCTGAGGAAAGCGGCTATCTACCCTTTAGTTATCTCAAGGAACCAAAGGGCGGCTTTCCAAGGCTGGTGGCGGAGCTGATGGCCCGCGGAAGGTTCCAGAACCTTAAAGACACCTTAATAATGGAGGGGGGGAAGATAGTCGGAGCGAGAATACGGCCTGCTTACGTGCGCTTTGCCGAGGGAGGACTGATATACCTCCTGGAGGTTCCCGAAAAGCAGGACTTCGAGAGAACCCTCTCGGAAATCCTCTCCGTTGCGGAGGACGAGTATGTCATCCCCCTTGAGTACGCCCACCACTCGGTCGTGATAAAGAAGAAGGAGTTCGACGCCTACGTCAACGCGGTGCTGAGCGCGCTGGTCGGAGAAGATGAGCGCTTCCTGAGCTTTCTGCGCTACGGGAGGGAGCCGCTGGAGTGA